A region of Syngnathoides biaculeatus isolate LvHL_M chromosome 20, ASM1980259v1, whole genome shotgun sequence DNA encodes the following proteins:
- the kics2 gene encoding KICSTOR subunit 2, producing MAAAWEELLRPVSREQAILESFFTQLGMFSFDRAKDYVEKEKENSSRSCGAVWSALMAALAHLAAAEKAYHNMTFLGHKMGGQSFFSRKDSTRSIYTSLHNELRKAATLSGRHGQPGSASPAYLEELLCHLAEQLCHFAQARVDMADLYEKMHALAAQKNVNGEALVAALDAVLHKYSSKFHHPILSRLEESFQTEVEVVSQLLRCQGQVSEWRFLPALLGLHGAAAKLSAWGQLFQRQKETRKHLFGGQSHKSIQPPHLYTWLQRFQSALLAKFSFYFHEALSRQTGPAEMRALTARAAPDYHGKICSFIRKHDGGTVSLVFDTRGSESFQGHGYRHPHAYREAPKGVEQFPAVVSLPSGERPLTHWPNVVMMMSDRAAELDAPDKVVHFYDDKVQSTYYLARPEPHFTLVVILDGKKSDKDLGVVAFLQEMCASLRNSKPFGGLKPGSKG from the exons ATGGCGGCGGCGTGGGAGGAGCTGCTGCGGCCGGTGTCCCGCGAGCAGGCCATCCTGGAGAGCTTCTTCACGCAGCTCGGCATGTTCTCGTTCGACCGCGCCAAGGACTAcgtggagaaggagaaggaaaacAGCAGCCGCAGCTGCGGCGCCGTGTGGAGCGCGCTCATGGCCGCCTTGGCTCACCTGGCCGCCGCCGAGAAGGCCTACCACAACATGACCTTCCTGGGACACAAAATGG GAGGTCAGTCGTTCTTCAGCCGCAAGGACTCCACGCGCAGCATCTACACTTCGCTGCACAACGAACTGCGCAAGGCGGCGACGCTGTCGGGGCGCCACGGCCAGCCGGGCTCGGCGTCGCCGGCGTACCTGGAGGAGCTGCTGTGCCACCTGGCCGAGCAGCTGTGCCACTTCGCGCAGGCCCGGGTGGACATGGCCGACCTCTACGAGAAGATGCACGCGCTGGCCGCGCAGAAGAACGTCAACGGCGAGGCGCTGGTGGCGGCGCTGGACGCCGTGCTGCACAAGTACAGCTCCAA GTTCCACCACCCCATCCTGAGCCGCCTGGAGGAGAGCTTCCAGACGGAGGTGGAAGTGGTGAGCCAGCTGCTGCGCTGCCAGGGCCAGGTGTCCGAGTGGCGCTTCCTGCCCGCCCTGCTCGGCCTGCACGGCGCCGCCGCCAAGCTGTCGGCGTGGGGGCAACTTTTCCAGCGACAGAAGGAGACCCGCAAGCATCTTTTCGGAGGTCAGTCGCACAAAAGCATTCAGCCGCCGCATTTGTACACCTGGCTGCAACGCTTCCAGTCCGCCCTGCTGGCCAAGTTCAGCTTCTACTTCCACGAAGCGCTGAGCCGCCAGACCGGCCCGGCCGAAATGCGGGCGCTGACGGCCCGCGCCGCGCCCGACTACCACGGCAAGATCTGCTCGTTCATCCGCAAGCACGACGGCGGCACCGTGTCGCTGGTCTTCGACACCCGCGGCTCCGAGAGCTTCCAGGGCCACGGCTACCGCCACCCGCACGCGTACCGCGAGGCCCCCAAGGGCGTGGAGCAGTTCCCCGCCGTGGTGTCGCTGCCGTCGGGCGAGCGCCCGCTCACGCACTGGCCCAacgtggtgatgatgatgagcgACCGCGCCGCCGAGCTGGACGCCCCGGACAAGGTGGTGCACTTCTACGACGACAAGGTCCAGAGCACGTACTACCTGGCGCGGCCCGAGCCGCACTTCACGCTGGTGGTCATCCTGGACGGCAAGAAGTCGGACAAGGACCTCGGCGTGGTGGCCTTCCTGCAGGAGATGTGCGCGTCGCTGCGCAACTCCAAACCCTTCGGCGGCCTCAAGCCGGGCTCCAAGGGGTGA
- the tmem19 gene encoding transmembrane protein 19 isoform X1, producing the protein MECAPYAEAAAAATFEAGGSPTEDTLKMMSDMILLCATLALSLFFWTLSLTLSAYSGWLRPVSPWRWLFSILVPVVLSTRALKRRSLDRSGALGAVLVGFVLAMANFSFFSSLLAFFFTSSKLTRWGGAHKKKIDADYKEGGQRNWVQVFCNGGVPTQLALLYMIEAGPGEIPIDFGRQYTASWMCLSLLGALASSAGDTWASEVGPVLSRSRPRLITTWREVPTGTNGGVTHVGLAASLAGGLAVGAAYLASQALFVSDLQLCDPQWPVVLYGGAAGLLGSLLDSFLGAHMQYSGFDSSVGKVVSYESPTTHWISGKPILDNNAVNLFSSVLVALILPGMAWSVWPH; encoded by the exons ATGGAG TGCGCTCCGTACGCCGAagcggcagcggcggcgacCTTTGAGGCCGGCGGTTCGCCCACCGAGGACACGTTGAAGATGATGAGCGACATGATCCTGCTGTGCGCCACCTTGGCGCTTTCGCTCTTCTTCTGGACCCTCTCGCTGACCCTCAGCGCCTACTCGG GGTGGCTGCGGCCCGTGTCGCCGTGGCGATGGCTCTTCTCCATCCTGGTCCCGGTGGTGCTCAGCACGCGAGCGCTGAAGAGACGCAGCCTGGACCGATCGGGCGCGCTGGGAG CCGTGCTCGTGGGCTTCGTGCTGGCCATGGCCAACTTCAGCTTCTTCTCGTCGCTGCTGGCCTTCTTCTTCACCTCGTCCAAACTGACGCGCTGGGGCGGGGCGCACAAGAAGAAAATTGACGCCGACTACAAAGAAG GGGGCCAAAGGAACTGGGTGCAGGTCTTCTGCAACGGCGGCGTCCCCACACAGCTGGCGCTGCTCTACATGATCGAG GCGGGCCCGGGCGAGATCCCCATCGACTTCGGCCGGCAGTACACGGCGTCGTGGATGTGCCTGTCGCTGTTGGGGGCGCTGGCGTCCAGCGCGGGGGACACGTGGGCCTCGGAGGTGGGGCCCGTGCTCAGCCGGTCGCGGCCCAGGCTCATCACCACCTGGCGTGAGGTCCCCACAG GAACCAACGGCGGCGTGACTCACGTGGGGCTGGCGGCCAGCTTGGCGGGCGGGCTGGCAGTGGGCGCGGCCTACTTGGCGTCGCAGGCGTTGTTCGTCTCCGACCTGCAGCTGTGCGACCCCCAGTGGCCCGTGGTCCTGTACGGGGGCGCGGCCGGCCTGCTGGGCTCCCTCCTGGACTCCTTCCTGGGCGCCCACATGCAGTACTCGG GTTTCGACTCGAGCGTCGGGAAGGTGGTGAGTTACGAGTCGCCCACCACGCACTGGATCAGCGGTAAACCCATCCTGGACAACAACGCCGTCAACCTCTTCTCGTCCGTCCTGGTCGCCCTCATCCTGCCCGGGATGGCCTGGAGCGTGTGGCCGCACTAG
- the tmem19 gene encoding transmembrane protein 19 isoform X2 translates to MMSDMILLCATLALSLFFWTLSLTLSAYSGWLRPVSPWRWLFSILVPVVLSTRALKRRSLDRSGALGAVLVGFVLAMANFSFFSSLLAFFFTSSKLTRWGGAHKKKIDADYKEGGQRNWVQVFCNGGVPTQLALLYMIEAGPGEIPIDFGRQYTASWMCLSLLGALASSAGDTWASEVGPVLSRSRPRLITTWREVPTGTNGGVTHVGLAASLAGGLAVGAAYLASQALFVSDLQLCDPQWPVVLYGGAAGLLGSLLDSFLGAHMQYSGFDSSVGKVVSYESPTTHWISGKPILDNNAVNLFSSVLVALILPGMAWSVWPH, encoded by the exons ATGATGAGCGACATGATCCTGCTGTGCGCCACCTTGGCGCTTTCGCTCTTCTTCTGGACCCTCTCGCTGACCCTCAGCGCCTACTCGG GGTGGCTGCGGCCCGTGTCGCCGTGGCGATGGCTCTTCTCCATCCTGGTCCCGGTGGTGCTCAGCACGCGAGCGCTGAAGAGACGCAGCCTGGACCGATCGGGCGCGCTGGGAG CCGTGCTCGTGGGCTTCGTGCTGGCCATGGCCAACTTCAGCTTCTTCTCGTCGCTGCTGGCCTTCTTCTTCACCTCGTCCAAACTGACGCGCTGGGGCGGGGCGCACAAGAAGAAAATTGACGCCGACTACAAAGAAG GGGGCCAAAGGAACTGGGTGCAGGTCTTCTGCAACGGCGGCGTCCCCACACAGCTGGCGCTGCTCTACATGATCGAG GCGGGCCCGGGCGAGATCCCCATCGACTTCGGCCGGCAGTACACGGCGTCGTGGATGTGCCTGTCGCTGTTGGGGGCGCTGGCGTCCAGCGCGGGGGACACGTGGGCCTCGGAGGTGGGGCCCGTGCTCAGCCGGTCGCGGCCCAGGCTCATCACCACCTGGCGTGAGGTCCCCACAG GAACCAACGGCGGCGTGACTCACGTGGGGCTGGCGGCCAGCTTGGCGGGCGGGCTGGCAGTGGGCGCGGCCTACTTGGCGTCGCAGGCGTTGTTCGTCTCCGACCTGCAGCTGTGCGACCCCCAGTGGCCCGTGGTCCTGTACGGGGGCGCGGCCGGCCTGCTGGGCTCCCTCCTGGACTCCTTCCTGGGCGCCCACATGCAGTACTCGG GTTTCGACTCGAGCGTCGGGAAGGTGGTGAGTTACGAGTCGCCCACCACGCACTGGATCAGCGGTAAACCCATCCTGGACAACAACGCCGTCAACCTCTTCTCGTCCGTCCTGGTCGCCCTCATCCTGCCCGGGATGGCCTGGAGCGTGTGGCCGCACTAG